One Flexistipes sp. DNA window includes the following coding sequences:
- a CDS encoding PTS system mannose/fructose/N-acetylgalactosamine-transporter subunit IIB: MNKKIIFRVDDRLIHGQVIEGWIKYYKINDIIIVSDRICSDDLQRMIYSSILPANCTLNFYCVDDFTKNYREISTTKNSLLVLFESVNDLYRVRDILDESIFINIGCVASREHKIEITDTVFLDKKEVLKLSELRDRFNIFVKKLPWETAVEIKNFINLIED; encoded by the coding sequence ATGAACAAGAAAATTATATTCAGAGTAGACGACAGACTTATACACGGGCAGGTTATAGAAGGATGGATAAAATATTACAAAATTAATGATATTATAATTGTGAGCGACAGAATATGTTCAGATGATCTTCAAAGAATGATTTATTCAAGTATACTACCTGCCAACTGTACACTTAATTTTTACTGTGTGGATGATTTCACCAAAAATTATAGGGAAATTTCTACCACAAAGAACAGTCTGCTTGTTTTGTTTGAATCGGTGAATGATCTCTACAGAGTGCGTGATATACTTGATGAGAGCATATTTATTAATATAGGGTGTGTTGCTTCTAGAGAGCATAAAATTGAAATTACGGATACAGTTTTTCTCGACAAAAAAGAAGTGTTGAAACTAAGTGAGCTTCGTGACAGGTTCAATATCTTTGTAAAAAAGCTGCCATGGGAGACAGCTGTTGAAATTAAAAATTTTATCAATCTTATAGAGGATTAA
- the hprK gene encoding HPr(Ser) kinase/phosphatase — protein MNKVAVSELLGDDAKHLKLELLYGKAWLDSKFISSFRIQKPGLGLAGYTDHIHGGRVQILGNTEISYLQTLTRDDRYFSISELCKKDIACFVVTKNLKVPSELLTCVKKHNIPLMRTALVSSEAITKISDFLEYKLAPETVIHGVLMDVYGVGVLIIGRSGIGKSECALELIKRGHRLAADDAVHIIRKQDFLIGASNDLLHYHIELRGLGILNVKDMYGVNAIRVRKKVELVVNFVDWNSEESYERTGLDNKYFEILGIHLPIIMLPVSPGRNMAVIVESAAKNQLLKYMGYDAAREFENKLNKKLKESENIESDSFFDSKGVE, from the coding sequence ATGAACAAAGTCGCCGTATCCGAATTATTGGGAGATGATGCGAAACATCTCAAACTGGAGTTGCTGTACGGCAAAGCCTGGCTGGATTCGAAATTTATAAGCAGTTTTCGAATTCAAAAGCCCGGGCTTGGCCTGGCAGGCTATACCGATCATATACACGGCGGCAGAGTCCAGATATTAGGTAATACGGAGATATCTTATCTCCAAACGCTCACCAGGGATGACAGATATTTTTCCATATCAGAGCTTTGTAAAAAAGACATTGCCTGTTTTGTAGTCACAAAAAATCTTAAAGTTCCTTCCGAACTTTTAACATGTGTAAAAAAACATAATATTCCGCTTATGAGAACAGCTTTGGTTAGCTCTGAAGCAATAACAAAAATATCTGACTTTTTGGAATATAAACTTGCACCGGAAACAGTAATTCATGGTGTTCTGATGGATGTTTATGGTGTGGGCGTACTTATAATAGGCCGCAGCGGCATAGGTAAAAGTGAATGTGCATTGGAATTAATCAAAAGAGGTCACAGATTAGCGGCGGATGATGCTGTTCATATCATAAGAAAACAGGACTTTTTGATAGGAGCAAGTAACGACCTTTTGCATTACCATATTGAATTAAGAGGTCTGGGTATACTGAACGTAAAGGATATGTACGGTGTGAATGCAATAAGAGTGAGGAAAAAGGTGGAGCTTGTTGTGAATTTTGTAGACTGGAACAGTGAGGAAAGCTATGAAAGAACAGGCCTTGATAATAAATATTTTGAGATTCTGGGTATTCATCTCCCTATAATAATGCTTCCTGTTTCGCCGGGACGTAATATGGCCGTTATTGTTGAATCAGCCGCCAAAAATCAGCTTTTAAAATATATGGGCTATGATGCTGCCAGGGAATTTGAGAATAAACTCAACAAAAAGCTTAAGGAAAGCGAGAATATCGAATCCGACAGTTTTTTTGACAGTAAAGGGGTTGAATAA
- the rapZ gene encoding RNase adapter RapZ produces the protein MPNISVVVLTGLSGAGKSVAANALEDIGFYTIDNLPLVIIEKFVDIIFDFNVEINKIALVIDSRSKNFEKIYEIIKLLKDKYYAEVVFLTSDNQTIINRYKETRRKHPMGDDLPEAIKSEKEGMSGVKDISDIVLDTSVYNVHQLSAVIEDYFKDATASSIYITVQSFGFKYGIPAESDLVLDVRFLKNPHFVKEFRDLTGVDTEVRDYIFKDKRTKEMLKKIKPLFDFLLPNYVTEGKKFLTVSIGCTGGKHRSVAIVEEIGKYLEKKHKNKIYIKHRDIDRS, from the coding sequence TTGCCGAATATCTCAGTGGTTGTTTTGACAGGACTGTCAGGTGCCGGCAAATCTGTGGCGGCGAATGCCCTTGAAGATATTGGCTTTTATACGATAGATAATCTGCCGTTGGTGATTATAGAAAAGTTTGTTGATATTATTTTTGATTTTAACGTTGAAATAAACAAAATTGCTCTTGTTATTGACTCCAGAAGTAAGAATTTTGAAAAAATATATGAAATCATCAAGCTGCTTAAAGATAAATATTATGCTGAAGTTGTCTTTTTAACTTCGGATAACCAGACAATCATAAATCGTTATAAAGAAACCAGACGAAAGCATCCTATGGGCGATGATTTGCCGGAAGCCATTAAAAGTGAAAAGGAAGGGATGTCAGGTGTTAAAGATATTTCCGATATAGTGCTTGATACTTCAGTTTATAATGTGCATCAGCTCTCAGCTGTTATAGAGGATTATTTTAAAGATGCCACCGCTTCCTCTATTTATATAACCGTTCAATCGTTTGGCTTCAAATACGGGATACCTGCTGAATCCGATCTTGTTCTGGATGTCCGGTTCTTAAAAAACCCTCATTTTGTTAAAGAATTCAGAGATTTGACGGGGGTTGATACCGAGGTCAGAGACTATATCTTCAAAGATAAAAGGACAAAGGAGATGCTGAAGAAAATTAAACCGCTCTTTGATTTTCTTCTGCCAAATTACGTAACGGAAGGTAAAAAATTCTTAACAGTATCTATAGGCTGTACCGGCGGGAAACACAGGTCTGTGGCTATTGTTGAGGAAATTGGGAAATACCTGGAGAAGAAACATAAAAATAAAATTTATATAAAACACAGAGATATTGACAGGAGTTGA
- a CDS encoding PTS sugar transporter subunit IIA, translating to MVGVILLTHGSLGIELLKTSEMIIGKQDKVDFLSVQSGASLGDLAGDLDRLINKYKDGGVLILTDMFGGSPSNIAMAYLEKSKVDVVTGVNLPMLIKTFSMRKDIKNPQELGRAAIQTGKESIILAGDLMTK from the coding sequence ATGGTTGGTGTTATACTTTTAACACACGGTTCCTTGGGAATTGAGTTATTGAAAACGAGTGAAATGATAATAGGCAAGCAGGATAAAGTAGATTTCTTATCTGTACAGAGCGGAGCTTCTCTCGGGGACCTGGCAGGAGATCTTGACAGGCTGATTAACAAATATAAAGACGGAGGAGTGCTTATTCTGACGGATATGTTTGGCGGCAGCCCTTCCAATATTGCCATGGCTTACCTGGAGAAAAGCAAAGTGGATGTAGTTACAGGTGTAAACCTGCCTATGCTTATTAAAACTTTCAGTATGAGAAAAGACATCAAAAATCCGCAGGAACTGGGAAGAGCTGCTATACAAACCGGAAAGGAGAGTATAATTCTGGCAGGGGACTTGATGACTAAATGA
- a CDS encoding PTS sugar transporter subunit IIC encodes MNYIALLLLAGFSSVDRNAAFHIMLSRPLVLSTIIGLLFGNVYLCFLSGLLIELFGNIDVPVGTKISKDDTFMAYSMGILVSFGIIQTLSDYLLGLLLVIIFVFPVTYVDMLTRKWNQHMLDKYLKYRIYKSPFGILIKGITVAFLKGVVLYNIFCLIAAFILVRIEDYLSIQGEITAYIFLIASFLAGYLIRFLSFKSVYKYIIFSSGLLLGWLVI; translated from the coding sequence GTGAATTATATTGCTTTGCTGCTCCTCGCCGGTTTTTCTTCTGTAGACAGGAATGCGGCATTTCACATTATGCTTTCAAGGCCGCTGGTACTATCAACAATCATAGGTCTGTTGTTCGGCAATGTGTATCTGTGTTTTCTTTCCGGACTGCTTATAGAGTTGTTCGGAAATATTGATGTTCCAGTGGGAACGAAAATATCCAAAGATGACACATTCATGGCATATTCTATGGGCATTCTTGTAAGTTTCGGAATAATTCAGACGTTGAGTGACTATCTTTTGGGCCTATTGTTGGTAATCATTTTTGTTTTTCCTGTAACATACGTGGATATGCTTACGAGAAAGTGGAATCAGCACATGCTTGACAAATATCTTAAATACAGAATCTACAAATCCCCTTTCGGGATTTTAATTAAAGGTATAACTGTAGCTTTTCTAAAAGGTGTGGTGCTTTACAACATTTTTTGTCTCATTGCTGCTTTTATCCTTGTTCGGATTGAAGATTATTTGAGTATACAGGGGGAAATAACGGCCTATATTTTTCTCATAGCATCTTTTCTGGCAGGTTATCTTATAAGATTTTTGAGTTTTAAAAGTGTATATAAATATATTATTTTTTCATCGGGGTTGCTTTTAGGATGGTTGGTCATTTGA